From one Eucalyptus grandis isolate ANBG69807.140 chromosome 9, ASM1654582v1, whole genome shotgun sequence genomic stretch:
- the LOC104417246 gene encoding protein RESTRICTED TEV MOVEMENT 3-like isoform X3 yields the protein MGKQEMVGEQLVTSWKYLWKITNFNSLSSVRCLLIYPKGNRTNSLALYLSVANPTGLPDGWSRFALFKLTLVNQINAGSSKRKGNYLC from the exons ATGGGGAAGCAGGAAATGGTGGGTGAACAACTCGTAACCTCATGGAAATACTTATGGAAAATCACCAACTTCAATAGCTTAAGTTCAGTCAG GTGCTTGTTGATCTACCCAAAAGGCAATAGAACCAACTCTTTGGCACTATATTTGAGTGTTGCCAATCCTACAGGACTTCCAGACGGATGGTCTAGATTTGCACTGTTCAAATTGACTCTGGTTAATCAGATAAATGCTGGTTCTTCAAAGAGAAAGG GAAACTATTTGTGTTAA
- the LOC104417246 gene encoding MATH domain and coiled-coil domain-containing protein At3g58250-like isoform X1: protein MGKQEMVGEQLVTSWKYLWKITNFNSLSSVRCLLIYPKGNRTNSLALYLSVANPTGLPDGWSRFALFKLTLVNQINAGSSKRKETEHIFTARESDWGFTSFILTCCSETICVKRELQHLQDEVLEI, encoded by the exons ATGGGGAAGCAGGAAATGGTGGGTGAACAACTCGTAACCTCATGGAAATACTTATGGAAAATCACCAACTTCAATAGCTTAAGTTCAGTCAG GTGCTTGTTGATCTACCCAAAAGGCAATAGAACCAACTCTTTGGCACTATATTTGAGTGTTGCCAATCCTACAGGACTTCCAGACGGATGGTCTAGATTTGCACTGTTCAAATTGACTCTGGTTAATCAGATAAATGCTGGTTCTTCAAAGAGAAAGG AGACAGAACACATTTTCACTGCTAGAGAGAGCGATTGGGGTTTCACATCCTTTATCCTTACCTGTTGCTCG GAAACTATTTGTGTTAAGAGAGAACTTCAGCACCTCCAAGATGaagttcttgaaatttga
- the LOC104417246 gene encoding MATH domain and coiled-coil domain-containing protein At3g58250-like isoform X2 has product MVGEQLVTSWKYLWKITNFNSLSSVRCLLIYPKGNRTNSLALYLSVANPTGLPDGWSRFALFKLTLVNQINAGSSKRKETEHIFTARESDWGFTSFILTCCSETICVKRELQHLQDEVLEI; this is encoded by the exons ATGGTGGGTGAACAACTCGTAACCTCATGGAAATACTTATGGAAAATCACCAACTTCAATAGCTTAAGTTCAGTCAG GTGCTTGTTGATCTACCCAAAAGGCAATAGAACCAACTCTTTGGCACTATATTTGAGTGTTGCCAATCCTACAGGACTTCCAGACGGATGGTCTAGATTTGCACTGTTCAAATTGACTCTGGTTAATCAGATAAATGCTGGTTCTTCAAAGAGAAAGG AGACAGAACACATTTTCACTGCTAGAGAGAGCGATTGGGGTTTCACATCCTTTATCCTTACCTGTTGCTCG GAAACTATTTGTGTTAAGAGAGAACTTCAGCACCTCCAAGATGaagttcttgaaatttga